AACTCCTTCAATGAGATTCTGCTCCAATTCAGGAAGTCCAAATTGTTGGGTAGGAATAGGAGAATTTATTCTGGTACTGAAATTCAAAGCTTCGTTAAACTTTCCTATTAACAATGGTTTACATAAGGGACATCAAACCGGTCGAAATAAGAAACTGCCGTTTCATAGTCAAGATAATATTTAATTTCCAGGTCATTTACTATTCCAATATCAAAAGCACAAAAATGAATATCCGGAGCATAATAGACTCCTGTTTGTATGGCTTGTAAATGTTCAGCTGCAGGAACTTCAGGATGGGGATATTTTCCTCCAAACAATTCCCCATAAATAGTATATCTACAACCAGGAATTGCTGTTTTTAAATGTTCAAACAAACTAATTATTTTATTTTCCAGTTTATTGACCACAATCTGAAATCCAAAAAAATCATCTCCCCAGGCTAGATATTCTCTTCTCTTGGCATATTTAAGTGTATGGTTTTCATAGGAAAAACTAAAATTAGCTCCATGAATTTTCTCTGTAACAACCCATTTTAATTTATCTAGCTTT
This is a stretch of genomic DNA from Chryseobacterium tructae. It encodes these proteins:
- a CDS encoding RNA ligase family protein produces the protein MPDSLKKIGLNENDLSKLDKLKWVVTEKIHGANFSFSYENHTLKYAKRREYLAWGDDFFGFQIVVNKLENKIISLFEHLKTAIPGCRYTIYGELFGGKYPHPEVPAAEHLQAIQTGVYYAPDIHFCAFDIGIVNDLEIKYYLDYETAVSYFDRFDVPYVNHC